One candidate division KSB1 bacterium DNA window includes the following coding sequences:
- a CDS encoding response regulator, whose protein sequence is MIKEKLQKENNSIETAELMKDEFLANISHEIRTPMNSIMGFINLTLETTNITSEQEEYLNIAKSSAEILLTLMNDLIELSKTRNGDLELNPIEFSLRDCIVQTLKPLLFMAELKKLKSTYNISPDIPDMLIADPGRLKQVITNLIGNAIKFTHTGEVTLRVSVYENGDDSYDMTEHDLQLHFSVSDTGIGVPAEKKKIIFDAFVQADGSSTREYPGAGIGLSISEKLVELMGGKIWVESKVGEGSTFHFTSRFSMKNTAMELPSSFNPKDVSNLTALVVDPNSKSRTALIQMLNNLKITTQESDNGFSALEELKHADEPFSLILLEIDMPTMDGFELSTQIRSNPEWDNTIIIVHTSAGQRGDAIRCRELGIAAYLSQTISQSELLDVICTARIMQKVQQPPALITRHSIREKRRDQINQ, encoded by the coding sequence ATGATCAAAGAAAAATTACAAAAAGAGAATAACTCAATTGAAACAGCCGAATTAATGAAAGACGAATTTCTTGCTAATATCAGTCATGAGATTCGCACACCCATGAATAGTATCATGGGCTTTATAAATCTAACCCTTGAAACAACTAACATCACTTCGGAACAAGAAGAATATCTAAATATTGCGAAATCTTCTGCGGAAATACTACTTACATTAATGAATGATCTCATTGAACTTTCCAAAACAAGAAATGGTGATCTGGAATTAAATCCAATCGAGTTTAGTCTGCGTGATTGTATTGTTCAGACTTTGAAGCCACTTTTATTTATGGCCGAACTAAAAAAACTAAAATCAACTTATAATATCTCTCCTGATATACCGGATATGTTAATTGCCGATCCTGGCCGGCTTAAGCAAGTCATTACAAATCTTATTGGGAATGCCATTAAATTTACTCATACTGGCGAAGTAACGCTACGAGTTAGTGTATATGAAAATGGTGACGATTCATATGATATGACGGAGCATGATCTTCAATTACACTTTTCCGTCAGCGATACCGGCATTGGTGTTCCTGCTGAAAAGAAAAAGATTATATTTGATGCCTTTGTGCAAGCAGATGGCAGCTCGACTCGTGAATATCCTGGTGCGGGTATTGGATTATCCATTAGCGAAAAGCTGGTTGAGTTGATGGGAGGGAAAATTTGGGTAGAGAGTAAAGTCGGCGAAGGGAGCACATTTCACTTCACATCACGTTTCAGCATGAAGAACACGGCAATGGAGCTGCCCTCATCTTTCAATCCTAAAGATGTGAGTAATCTAACGGCACTTGTAGTTGATCCTAACTCCAAAAGTCGCACTGCGTTAATCCAAATGCTCAATAATTTGAAAATCACAACCCAGGAATCAGATAATGGATTTTCAGCTCTCGAGGAATTAAAACATGCAGATGAACCATTTTCTTTAATTTTACTTGAAATCGATATGCCAACGATGGATGGGTTTGAACTTTCTACTCAGATTAGAAGTAATCCGGAATGGGATAATACCATAATCATAGTTCATACTTCTGCTGGTCAAAGAGGGGATGCAATTCGTTGCCGTGAGCTTGGCATTGCGGCGTATTTGTCGCAAACAATTTCACAGTCCGAGCTGTTGGATGTTATATGTACTGCACGGATTATGCAGAAAGTGCAGCAACCACCGGCTTTAATAACCCGTCATTCTATTCGTGAGAAACGAAGAGATCAAATTAACCAATAA